Within Coffea arabica cultivar ET-39 chromosome 4e, Coffea Arabica ET-39 HiFi, whole genome shotgun sequence, the genomic segment TTGAAAATTAGTACCTCATTGGTATGGAGCAAATAAGCTGAAAAAATCCCACTGTTGGGTAAGAAAATGTAAATTTGAAAACTTAGAGAATGATTCACGTAATTTTCATAAACTCAAGGGAGGCATGTGAAATTATCCTGAGATAAAACAAAATTCGACCATttttaagaattattttctcgaGAGCAGAATAGCAGCAACCCACACCAAgcaataaataagtaaataacaGATGCATGTTTGCAAATTCAATTGAACCAATCTTaggtttaaaatttttttttttttttttggcttctcGACTTTTTAAAGTCCACCTTTCtttgtttaataaataaatacataaatacatAAATTTAAGTGAACCCATTTGGATCGCAATGATCTTCTCAATTCGACGACTAAGCAGAATGCCGCATCATTTGGCTGGGGGTGGGGTGGTAAAGAAAGGAGGGAATTGTGAGCGGAAAATCTtacaaaagaaaattgtttttttttttttttttttttgggtttcggGTCCTTAGTTTAGGATGTACCGTGTACGTAGCTTCTTTTGGGTCCGAACCCGAAACTCAAATTGAATTCAATTGAATCCAGCCTGACAAAcccatttcattccattttcgATTACCAGAATTTGGAGTTGGgaattatattttatcattattattagcACATAATAGTAATTGAAGAGGAGAGTGGCGTCTTCGTTATTGCGGGTCGCCTTGTCTCTGATCAAACCCTTCTCCACCTCTTCGACTGCTCttctacttcttcttcttcttattgtTTATTATAATCCCAATCGACCAGATCGGACCTTTTTCCTGTTTCCTCCGCCGAGTAAGCATCCTTGTCTCCCTCTCTCTGTCTACACGCACCCGCAAACACATGCACAAAAAGTGTAAAGCTGCTCCGTAGATCATAGGGTTTTAGGGCATTTATTAGTAACCAGAATTCTCCCTAGGGTTTTGAAATTCTTGCTGCagtagcaattttttttttaattttctcgtACCACTATGTATTTAATGTTGTGAATTCATGATTGCCTGATGTTGTTTCATGTTTAGATACTTCTTCATAACATGTCTGGTGCTTTTCTTAATTTTGCGGCGATGAAGTTACATCCTATGCTtagattttttttggtttttagtCTTGATTTTTTGTGGCATTGCTCTGTCCTTTAGATAACTGAAAGTTGTTATCTGGTAtggagtcttttttttttttgttgtgggGATTGATACAACTTGTGGGAGCTTGTCAGGAAGTTTGATAATGGAAAGAAGCGATCGTGATTTGGAATAGCCAGAGAAAAAATGTACAGCGGTTTGAGAGGTTTGAGTGATTAGAGTTGGTCTTTTTACTTGGTTGTTTGTAATTGCCTGTTTTAATGAGCATTTCCTTTCAAAAGAAGTTGGTGGGGGCACGAGGGGGCACATTTTGTTATACTGCTGTTGTTATGTTGGACCTGTGCAATTGGGCGTAAAGTGGTTTTTGGCTATTGTGATGTCTAGACTGCAACTGATATACTCGTCCTATACGTACGTGTATTATGTTTATGCTTGAGCCTTAGAGAACTTAGTCCTTGTGCCTTAAAGAGCCTAACCTTTTGTTCATAAATCAGCATCATAGACATGGATGTATTCAAGATTGAAAGGGGTAGCAGTATTTCTTGCAATAGTTGCATCATAAGGTTGAACTAATAGGAAATGAGCTTACTAAGTGGATAACAATGTATGACGGTGCTATGCTTGCTTATGATGATCCCTTTTTCAACCTTGCCTGGAAGCATGGAGAAAATGATTGCTTAATTGATGTCATGTCTAAAAGCTGCTAAGTAACTACTGTCAAACGGAAATGTGAGCCAGGCGGAATATTGTTCGAGTTCAGTATACTGGTCTGATAAATATCCTTTTTGGCTTCCCACCACCTTGCAAACTTACTACACGAGGAATTGTATAATTTGTCCTTAAGATTAGCTAAAGTGACCTTCTTTTTACAATAAGAAGTCGTCTATTCAtgatatttttctaattttcagcaCAATCACTGAATCTAAGTTAAGGGCCTACTGATCATCCTGCACTCGTTAGAGGACATATCTTCAGAATGAGTTTGCAGCAAGCTGTTCAGCCTCGGTCTGCTGCTAATGGTTTTGGCCGTCGTAGAACTGAGAAAGATGGTGGCCCTAGATTAGATAGTAAGTTGCAGACTGTGAAAGCAAATCCAAGTCGCTCAAGTAGTGTAGGTGAGAATGCTAATTTAAATTTGTGTAGATatgctttttctccttttttagcTGTTAGCTTCAGTTGTTTCAGGCAAAGAGGGAGGATATGCAAGCCCTTCACGGGAACGTCTAGTTTATTTGACTACTTGTCTTGTTGGGCATCAAGTAGAAGTCCAGGTGGTGGATGGCTCAGCTTTTTCTGGAATACTTCATGCGACGAATGCTGAGAAAGATTTCGGTACACTCCCAGAATTATTAAATTGCTTTTTAGAGTTCCACTTTTTGGTTTTATAGTGCTTACTTGATTATGCTGCTTGCTCCATCTTGCATAGGGATTGTTCTGAAAATGGCTCGTTTAGTTAGAGATGGCTCAAGAGGACAAAAGAACATGACAGATTCTATTAACAAGCCACCTTCAAAGACTTTGATCATACCTGCCAAAGAGCTTGTGCAAGTTATAGCAAAggttttcttcatttatttgcTCTTTTGTTTTCGATAACTACTGTGTCATCTTCCTGGGTGATAACTCTTTCATTAATTAGAAATAGCAGCAAGTATAAAAATATAATGCGCTTTCCAGTTGTTCTGGATTTCTGGGTGACAACTGACTTGTTGGCTTTATCCCTGCGTGGTTGATATCTCTCGTCCCAGCTCCTACGATGTACTGACCTTCACCGGTCTTGTTGGTAACAGGGTGTCCCTGTGACTAGGGATGGATTGGGAAATGAGCTCCAACGTGAAAAGCATCAGGAGATTCTGATAGATTCGTTCATATCACAATCACGGCGTGCTGAAAATGATAGGGAGTTGGAACGCTGGGTCCCTGAAGATGATGATCCTGTCTGTCCAGAATTGGAGAACATATTTGATGGTCACTGGGATAGGTTGTTGAATGACTTAATTCTTTGTTTTCCTATAGTTTCTAACTATCCTCCCCTTTCCCAAAACGGAAAAAAGTTTTGTCATCTATCATGGTTTGCATTGAATCCAACATCAGTTGGATGAAATCACGCAGTTAGAATGATTAATTTTGGGCGGTTGGAATGGGACTAGGATAAGCTAATAgtaaaggttttcacttttGCTTCATAGTGAATTGTACAAAGGTGCCCATTTATATCTTCTGTTTGGATGACTGCGACATTGTTATTGATTAAgttatgtttgatgaattgtTACAGTTTGTTTGAAAtatgctttttatttttaaaacggAATAGTTGACTACAAGACATTCTGACATccattttcaacttctttcctTCTACATAGCCTGATCCAACTCCAAGTTTGTTGCGACATTGTTATTGATTAAgttatgtttgatgaattgtTACAGTTTGTTTGAAAtatgctttttatttttaaaatggaaTAGTTGACTACAAGACATTCTGACATccattttcaacttctttcctTCTACATAGCCTGATCCAACTCCAAGTTTGTTCTTTTTAGGGGCTGGGATCAATTTCAAGCAAATGAAACTTTATTTGGAGTGAAAAGCACTTTCAATGAGGAACTTTACACAACAAAACTTGAAAAGGGTCCACAGATGAAAGACTTAGAAAGGGAAGCTTTAAGAATAGCTAGAGAAATAGAGGGAGAAGACACCCATGATCTCCATTTAGCTGAGGTGGGAATAttctttcttgatattttgtcttttctttctgACTAGTCCATTTCTTGCTCTCTTCCATCTAAAACATGTTTTCCTAATAGGAAAGAGGATTACAACtgcatgaaaaatttgaagTTGACGAAGAAACCAAATTCTCGTCAGTTTTTAGAGTGGTTGACGACAGTGGATGTGATGACATTTTGTTGGATACTCACAATAATGAAACATTTGGAGGTGGCTATGTTTCTGGAATTGGGAAGTCATTTGTTGACTTGGCTAGTGTAAATTCTAGTAATGGAGCTCAACTGTCCACAAGATCTTCACCTTTGGTAGGTGTCCAGTTGTTAACATTTCTCTCTTATTTGGAGCCTCTCTTACACTTGCTTCATATTTGGAGGCTATCTTCACCTTTGTTTTACTTTttggaatcttttttttttttaataaaacttCAGGAGTTTTGTGCATTAACGGATAGCTGTGGCCTTGATTGTTGAAACATTCTTTAAATATCTTGGAGGTGCATTGTAATGCATAGTTTGGGATGCGCTGTGAAATTATATTAGTAAATTGGAAAGCTAATTTGTTGTCCTATTATTGCCTTTTAGTACctacttttttttccttgtttttgttttcaaacCTGTACTCAAAAATATGCGTTTGGATGGTGTggtttttgggagtttgtcttaCTGTAGTTTACTGTAGAATTTTTACAAAAACTTGTGTGTATTTGTTGGGGAGTGGTTGAAAaactttcctatttttcttttacttctctttttttctttttctttttttgttctttctttcctctcctgCCCCTCCCTGCCACCCGCCTTTCCTCTCTCCGATCGTCCCCCGCCCCTCCTTTCTCTTTCCCTCTGTCTCCTTATCCCTGtttccctccctccctcccttccTTCCTCCACGTCCTCCTTCACCTGCCACCCCCTCTCCCTTCACTCTGCCCCCCTCTGTGCTGGTTGCGTGACCAGAGCAAAAAGAGGGGGAGGCGGCAGTGGATGTGGTAGCAGGCTGTGGTGGGCTGAGGTGGGGGTGGCAGCAGTGGAAGTGAAAATGGTTAGGGAGGGTGTGGTAGAAGAGGGAAATGGGTGtgttttttgggtattttgggGTGTGTTTTATTAAACTTAGGGTGTTTTTACAAGTTGCTGTAGCTaaagttggaaaaaaaattgtctttggattagctgtttttgggggtgtttttgaaaaattttactgtagcaaagtttttagagtatattttggaatatttaagagtagtagagtttttaaaatatattttggaatattttttaaatattgaaaaaaatttagatTGCTTTTTAGAGtaccttttagagtacttttgaaaaactagtttttgaaaaaatgaaggatccaAACAGTGatatttttctggtttgtttTGTCGACTCTCCAGGAGGAAGCACACTCAGCTCAGTCAAGTACCAGTAGGGAAGTACATCAATCTGGTTCGGATGATCATTTTAGACAGTTATCAGCTGGACATTTGTCTAAAGATTCTTTAAATGTCGGAGATAGCAGGTCTCTGTCATGTCTGATGCCTAACCATTTAGTGTTATACTGTGGTTGATATAGTTACAGACTTTTCTAAATAATATGAAGTTTGAATTGAGAATACTTTATTTCAGGGCTTACGAGAACCAGTTTGCTGACCATGATGCAGGAAATGAAATGGTAAATGTTTACTCTCAAATGCTTAGGAAATCAATGTTCACCATTGCTTCATGTAATATCCTTATGATGTTGCTGCAGAATACTTGTTTACAAACACAATCCTGTCTACTTACATGCAGGTGTCTGAGGAGGCTCAAAGTTCAAAACCTGAGGGTGAGTGGACCTTTGTTTCTCCAAAATTATCTGGGGATGGTAAAGCTTTGTAGTCCAGATATATAATTTCCTGGAATTTGATTGCTGTTTAGGAGAAAGGTTCTAGCAGCtagttttacatttatttctcaACTTTTATTTCATTATCATGTTCACTTGGATGCAAAATTCTTCTTGCATCAGGAGTGTTACTATATGGAGCATCTTACAAGAGGTAAATAGGGTAGGTAAATCCTGCTGAATTTAAATAAAAGAGGAACAAGAAGGAAAATTTTATGCTCTGTTGTTTCTTCCGGTGTTGTACAGTCTAGAAAAACCAATCTAGTCTATGCAGCATGGGGTTTTTACCTTGGTGTTACTTGTAGGTTTACTACTTAGTCTGCGAGCTGGCATAAGTCATTGTAGAGGTTTGTAGGCAGCACGGATATGGATGCTGCTTTTGGGAAACCATTTTTGGTAGGTTTTCCTGTTGAAGGCTTGATGCTAGAactagaaggaagaaaaagaagtctGAACTGGTAAATGATTTGCAGTAGTAGTTTTAGACCTAGTTTGTGAGTTTAatagaggaaacaaaagaaaagaaaagaaaacttaaATTAGGAAAGAAGATAAGGGAAGGGAAAGGGTCATGTTTGGGAGTTGTAGAAGAGAAAATATCATTATTGTGTTGGACTTTGCCCATTCACCATCAAACTTCAAAGTTTTTGGTGTTTTTGATGGTGTATGTTATACAGCAAAACCTTTTAATGAAGCAAACCAATTTTGTCCTACTTATCTCCACTTCTGGAGAGAGTTTCCTACGTTTTCTTCACCCCATTTCTCTCcacattctcttttttttctctccactTGAAACTCTGAAACAAGAGAAAGCCTCAAATTTCCTGTATCTCATAAATTATGTTCAACCTTGAGAACATAAAATTACAGATGGATCACAATTTTCATGAAGGGGTAGTATGAGTTTTTCCAGAATTTAAGCAGGAGCAAGTGTAGTGTTGTTTTTGTTATCTTGGAAGTCCTTTCCTAGGGCTTTTTGGTGTTGTGGTATTTTAACACATTGACCTTGTTTCCCAGTTCACTCTTTGGTCTACATTGGCAAAATTGCATGCTGCAGCTTTAACGTTGAAACTGGATACTTCTGAACGTcacatattttttcatttttttaatcatcAGACTGCCTTACCCTAGTAGCTTTTTGCAATGGAGATTGGTTTTATCTGTGTTGGGAGTTTGTTAACATATGATTGAAATGTTGCACTATATCATGTGTGGACATCTAGCGAGGAAtaataaaatctaatttttgaatgcttttgacAGACAATACCATACATCCCTTGTTCTTCCATGAACAGTAGAAAGGTCCATATGTTGTGGCTGCTCTAAACTTATCTTGATCATTTGATGTGATTCCTGAACTTGGTGACTAAACTTATCTTCATCATTCCCCTGTGAAGTGTATGGCTAGTTGGAATAGGATCTTGCCTGTTCCCAAACTCCGGAAGATGATCtctccatctttttttttttaattttccccACTTTTTTGTTAGAGAGAAGGGGAAGTTTAATGGGTTGCTGTAACCTACTAAAAGGCAAAACCTCCTTTTCTTCAGGGTAGACTTTTTTGAAAGTTCATTTCCTTGGAAGCCATGTCTTCGAATGCTTCTTTTGtcctttttgtgtgtgtgtgtgtgtgtttgaaCATCTAGGAGATTTGTTGTTTTGCAGACTCACGGTCATCACAAAGGTCAAAATTAGAAAGCAGTGACAAAGGTGGCTTATCTGCAAATGCCACTGCATATGCTCCATCACGTGTATCATCTAAAAATCAGGAAAAGGCAAGTTCTAATGAACTCTCAGATGTTATCAGTTCTTCGATGGCACATGGCATGGTACAATCTGTCAGCTCTCGGGTACGTCCTAGCAGTTCTGCCTCATCCAGTTCAGACTTTGGAGGTGGTGCGTCTGCTTCTGGTGGTCCTGGATTATCTCCCAGCTCATCAATGGGTTCACTGTCCTCTGAAAAATCAACACTGAACCCACATGCTAAGGTAGTAATGCTCTATCTTTCTAATTTTCCCTGATATTTTTGCAGCACATATTGTTTCTGTCTTTCTGTTTCCTCTCTTTGTTAGTATATTTTAACTTTGTTCCTTAAATCCATTTCTTATCTCAGGAATTCAAACTAAATCCGAATGCAAAGAGTTTCATACCTTCTCAGACGCCATTGAGACCTCCATCTCCGGTATCTGATGGTTCATTTTATTATCCAACTAGTATGGCTGCTATACCGAACATGCATGGCATGCCTGTTGGCATAGGGGTCAGTGTCTTGTCTTTCTTGATATGAATTATGatttttgtacttgacttaGTAGCATTTTTTTCGTTAAGATATCCTTAAGACGCTTACCTTATGCCATTTTCAGTGATTTCTCCATTTATTACTACTTTATGGCATGGCCTCAGACTCATAAGCCTGGTTTATTGCATTGGTTCTTTTGTTTTATGTGCATAGGTGTTCTGAATTTTGCTCCTTGTGTTTTATCCTCAGACTAGTTTTTGATTGGGTTGAGAAATGATAGTCATGTTTTTTATCCTTGGAAATTTCACAATCTTGCAGATTGGCCCCACATTTACTTCACACCAGCCTGTTATGTTCAATCCACAGGCTGCTCCAACACCGCAACCGTATTTTCATCCAGGTGGACCTCAGGTGCAGTTTTGTGGTGATATTCCAATATATAATGTACTTTCACTGTTTAATGGTTAGTAAAATGATTTTTGTATTGTCTATTATCCTTGCAGTACGGACGACAAATGATGATTAGTCATCCTCAGCAAGTCGTGTACATGCCAACAACTTATAACCCTGTATGAATGTTCTCAATTTATCTGTTCTTTAGAAGAATCAATTCTTCAATAACAATAGTTTATTATTTGCTATAGTAGGAGAGGTATTGTCTTTGGTGTGTGCTGTTTACTACTCTGCTTATTGAGCGCTTGATCTAGTGTCAAATTTGTGTCACAAGACCCCTTGGTTCATGACGTCCTCATCATGTTTTTGCTGCGGTTAGCGAGGTGCAAAGTTTGTGCAATAACCCAGAGTCATATTTTACTGTTGCAATACAGTATCAGATTGgtgttttggatatttgatcactttttctgtttttgacttttggatatttgatgatattcttctctgtattttttgaattttggataGACAAGATCAAGCAACTCATGTTACTTAATGGTCTGCATTTGACAGGAAATGCCGTACAAAGGAAGAGAGTTTTAGCTTTTTGGTTGAAAATTTGTTTGAAGTTGTTCATCCATCTGATGATAGGGAATAAATTTCTGACACCAGTCTGCTTGGAACTAAACTTTTTTGGAAAATGAGCCCGGCAGCTGACAAAAAGATCCAGTAGCCTATAAAAGCACATTACTGAGCAAGGAAATAGTAATCATCTATCGTTtccggggaaaaaaaaaaaaaaaaagagagcaaggAAATAGTAGTATTAGTTACGAGGATTTAATGCAGTCTTGTATGACTTGTCCTTTTACAGTGTCTGAAAGTCGTGTTCTTTGACCCTTTGTTTTCCTCTGTTTTGGCTAGGTGCTTTTTCTGACAAATTTTACTGTCTTCTTTGTTTCTTGGCTGAGACTTTGGCATTGTATTACTATTAcgttctcattttttttctcccgCCTTTCAATCTATACAATGTCATGACTGTGGTAGATAGGGAATTGATGATCGTGGAAGCATTTTTTCTGTTGCTCGGTGGGGAATTTTGCTTGTTGATTGATTGCCAATACAACAGTTGAGGGTAAAGTGTAGTCCAGTGATAGTTGCTCGTTCTAAAACTAGAATTTGATTCTgttcatatttttctttcagCCTTcccctttgaaaaaaaaaaaaaaagaataaaaagggaCTGTAACAGAGCACGCTAGACACAGGCAGCCTGCTTTTACATCACTAACTCTTGAAATTAAACTTCGTAAATGTATGACACAAGAATATGAATGATCTGAGAATAAACTGAGTTTGTTCTAACTCTTCTTCCCGTGCAACTAAAGGTTGTGTGTGCGTTCTAAAGATTCTCAACCAATATTATTGGTggatctcttttctttttttttaataggtaTAAGAACCTAATTAGATCAAAGAGGTGCTTTGAGCCTTTTGCATctcatttgaatttttttcactgTAAGCGGAGTTCGAACTCTCAATTTATAGTCTAAAGAAGGATTTAGTCCAGTTTTGGTGGTCTCACTCAATGGTTGTATTGGTGGTTCTCGCATTTATGTTTGACCATAATTGAGAATTAAAATTGCAGTCACATACGTAACGTCGCATTTTCAGGTAAATGAATTTATGCAACTTTAGAGTAGAAAAGGGGAGTATAAAGTTCCTACTTTATACGTACATATATCTTTATAAATGGGCTGGAGAGCCCACGAATCAATTTATGGCTTGAGAATGGGCCACGTATAAATATAGCTGCCGTCTATACGAGGTTTTGGTTGGCGCAACTTGGACGCATACAAAGATCGACAGCACAGCACCCTTCCAAAGTGATTTGCCGCCCCCTTTCCCTTTGTGGATTAGCGGGAACCGTTAAGCTCTCTTTCCTTtccttgataaaaaaaattatttgagatTAGGTGCTGTGGCTCCAACGCTGTTCTAACTTTGTACGTATCCAATGATTGATGACTACAGTACAGTGCAGACAACCTCGGAGAAATTAATTGCGACGGCCTCCATCTCCATCACACAGTTTCCAGTTGTTAGGGCCGTAAAAACTTCATAGTATTAGTAGTATTACAGCTGAATTCACTTGTCCGTCCTCATTTGTTTGTCAATTAAACTAACGACAAGAAAAATTAACGCTACTTTAGAAGTTAAAAAAGCTACTATAAAAGATCTGGCGGTTTAGCAGCGGCAGTTTCTAATTCTGCTTCTCTACTAGCACGAAACACGCTGCAAGCGAAAAGTAGCAGTAAATATCATAGTATCAAATTTCGATAAACCAAGAAACAAGCTCGCAATTCACAATTGAGCGGATGAAAATGAGTTCATCAACATTATCCCCCAGATATGATGCCTGAAATTAACCCATTTATTTACATTAGCTTTGAATATGAATGAATCTGTGTGTTCGAGTCGTTGCATTGCATGTAGATTCTAACGTCGTCTGACCTAGTTTGTTTTCATGTCTTTTCACCTCAAAACATGAAGAAAAAAACCCATAATCCAAATGCTGAGGCAGTCTGTAAAAACTTTTGTCGCTGATCCGGCGGATAGCAAAATTGAAAGCACTGCTCTTATCGAATCAGGGAGGGATTCCAATTTCCATGGATTTGACGACGAATTCACTTCGCTGAGAGAATCAGCAGTCGAAACTTTTGAATTCCCTTTACAGTTTTGTTTAATCCATTAACAACAATGGAATGGAGTTTATTGCTTCTTGTTCGCTGATGCATTTTCCCGATACCTACAAAGACTAAAAGACAGCACAGCGAGACGctgatatatgtatatatgcatGTATAACAAATACATCTCCCAATAGATAATTGTTGTATACTTCTAGATATGAATGCTATTAATGGTAAAAATGTAACTAATCACCACCTTAGATACGCTCATGGGGTCCTACGATCGAGCAAGAATGCATGTTATGATGCATATTATAGAATTCAAAGGataaattgtcaaaaaaaaaaaaaaaaagaattcctAAATTCACACTTTCATATTAAAGTTATAGTAATACCAATCGTACAAATGAATGAAGGCGTAGAGCAAGGCTGAAAGGATGTGATGATTTCAATTCAGTGATAGAAGAACTTGATCATATCTCTTCTGGCCATGGCCATTGTGGGGTCCAAGAAGGAAAGGTGAAGCAAATCAAATTCTGACAACCAAATCAAATTCTGACACTGATTGGACatgatattatttgaaataattactataacacaTTTTATGATGTGACGAGAACATAAAAAATTGTGTTGAAAAATGTGTCTGTAATACAAGTAAATAATTTTCTTATTAATAACATGTAGGAAGTATTGGTATTTAGTAGTACTCAACCCCATGACCCCAGAGATGGAAGCAACCATTCATGAAGGTTCATAGCTAAGAtttgacttaaaaaaaaaaatgtaaagttCAGATTGCATCTTGTACATCATTTTTTTACATCATGTGTGGAGTtcataaaattttactatataaTTACACATTGTTGAAAGTAAATTACATCACGTGCATACAAAATTATGTCTCGTGCATTTTACACAAAATTGACCCAATCGGTTTGTGACAGCCGTTCGAACCCCATTTCCCAGAGAGATAGACACTGCACTGCAGATTTGGATAAGAAATCTAGTCCAGCACTAAGTacattttaataaataaacagAAACTCTTTCCACAAAAGTAGTATTACGCCTACCAGCAACAGAGTGCCATGGCTGTGGTGGTAGAATTAATTATGAGGGTCGGCGGCTTAAGGGTAATGTCACAATATATTACTACTAGCAAATTCACCTGCGGGGCTTTTGAACTTCCATGTTTTAAATATCCATACGTCACAAAACACGACAAGAAAACCTGGACACCAACATTAAactaataacaaaaaaaataaaagaatcctAAATTCGATCTGATAATACGTCTATTATATTATATCCCAGGCAAGAAGTTACTGCTATAGTACTATAGTAGTATAATCTTGGGAgtttggtggtggtggtggtggtgctgTGGTGGTGGGCTGGTAAATCGAGCTTCACCGTTTGTATACCGTATGGTTTTTTGCTTTCCGGATGCAGAGAAGGACGCAGGAAGGAAGCCAGGAAGCCGTGGTTTTAGGCCGTTGAAACAGTATAGAATATTGAATTCTGGTCTAGTCTAGTCTACTAGTACCAGGCAGCAAGGCCGAGAAGATAGGAGTAAGTaattacaagccaaaaggaggaagaaagagaaagccAGAGTAAATTCGTTGTGCGGTTTGAAGAAAGGAGACATGCCCGACTCCATCACAACAGCAGCAACAACATCTTCAATCTTTACCAAATCCCAAAGGTTCTTCTCCTATCATCTCAATACTAGTGGCGCTACCATTACTACTGCCATTAACTCTTTCCCTCTACTTCTTCAActacttttcttttgcttttgcataTGGGTTTTCCATTGTTTTAAGAAATCTGCACgacttagttttttttttttctttttatgttcACCCTTCATTACTGGCTATTGTGGTTGTGGTTTCTGTGATACTTATACTACCGCCGTTACTGTGATGATATTAATGGGCTAGTAGTTAAGTGCTGCATGTTTCATTGGTTATCTGACTCCTTTGTTttcgtttcctttttttgtCCTTTTCCTGCTTCTTGTTGTTTAACTCCTCTGGGAAATATATTTTCTGGGTTTTGGTTGTTTGGAACCTTTCAATTCAAAGCATccacttttaaaataaaaatggtACCTTTAGGCTTTCTGTGCCATCCCTCGAGGAgtacaagaaaaatggaaaaaataagtcttttttttttaatttttgatataTCACTTACTTCTTTAGGATGGTTGTATTTATCTTTCATCTGATTTTTTCTCCTCTATGCTGTAAAAAGTCAGAACTTATTTTTCTTTGGGGGCACTATGCTGCTTCCTCTCGTGCAATGCTGGTTTCAGACGGAGTTATTCACTAGTTCTCTTTAAATCTGATGGTTGGCGTAGTGTCTTGTTTTCAATAAGTTCGTTATCTTGTAAATCCTATGTGGTATCTTATAACCTCTGATTTAGctgaccaatttttttttttccttttgggggAGGGGTTAAAAAAAATGGGATATGAAGGATGAACCTCTACCGTgatacatgtcatgcatttgcAT encodes:
- the LOC113742452 gene encoding polyadenylate-binding protein-interacting protein 3-like isoform X4 codes for the protein MSLQQAVQPRSAANGFGRRRTEKDGGPRLDSKEGGYASPSRERLVYLTTCLVGHQVEVQVVDGSAFSGILHATNAEKDFGIVLKMARLVRDGSRGQKNMTDSINKPPSKTLIIPAKELVQVIAKGVPVTRDGLGNELQREKHQEILIDSFISQSRRAENDRELERWVPEDDDPVCPELENIFDGHWDRGWDQFQANETLFGVKSTFNEELYTTKLEKGPQMKDLEREALRIAREIEGEDTHDLHLAEERGLQLHEKFEVDEETKFSSVFRVVDDSGCDDILLDTHNNETFGGGYVSGIGKSFVDLASVNSSNGAQLSTRSSPLEEAHSAQSSTSREVHQSGSDDHFRQLSAGHLSKDSLNVGDSRAYENQFADHDAGNEMVSEEAQSSKPEDSRSSQRSKLESSDKGGLSANATAYAPSRVSSKNQEKASSNELSDVISSSMAHGMVQSVSSRVRPSSSASSSSDFGGGASASGGPGLSPSSSMGSLSSEKSTLNPHAKEFKLNPNAKSFIPSQTPLRPPSPVSDGSFYYPTSMAAIPNMHGMPVGIGIGPTFTSHQPVMFNPQAAPTPQPYFHPGGPQYGRQMMISHPQQVVYMPTTYNPEMPYKGREF